A stretch of the Vibrio sp. HB236076 genome encodes the following:
- a CDS encoding DUF3069 domain-containing protein — protein sequence MSDQAAPNNDETTASSQVDLASLSPELQQVIAFEEVPQEMLAMVESIHNVSQETVLDSWNSLPASAQNIVDSFEQFHALVSVSQAFAGVSALQSFEGMQAPQGTSTEEQENYKAQMLDQILYNCVKDMVKQLKKARRDPILKKEFQQVFAR from the coding sequence ATGTCTGATCAAGCGGCGCCCAATAACGATGAGACCACAGCTAGCTCTCAAGTAGACCTTGCTTCTCTTTCCCCTGAGCTTCAACAAGTGATTGCATTTGAAGAGGTTCCACAAGAAATGCTGGCCATGGTTGAATCCATCCACAATGTCTCACAAGAAACCGTGTTGGACTCTTGGAATTCATTACCTGCCAGCGCTCAAAACATCGTTGATAGCTTTGAGCAGTTTCACGCTCTGGTCTCCGTAAGCCAAGCGTTTGCCGGTGTCAGTGCCCTACAGTCTTTTGAAGGCATGCAAGCACCGCAAGGCACTTCAACCGAAGAACAAGAAAACTACAAGGCGCAGATGCTTGACCAAATCCTATACAACTGCGTGAAAGATATGGTCAAACAGCTCAAAAAAGCCCGCCGTGACCCAATTTTGAAAAAAGAATTCCAGCAAGTGTTCGCACGCTAG
- a CDS encoding GGDEF domain-containing protein: MPMRDMCYSYRVVYSSELHFQFMLSFCLTDYRFRIVVPFILLLGTLFSMDQWIELAQNNKSLVLSIPYAILSICLVCGFLFKQMRFALVSFGLLIIYYLIQTRLQIPLNRGTTLLELSILSFLLPVGCFLAYVVDEMHFTFKQCLLYLSTLAVMALWGNITLAYFTEAHLEHWTQGVLFSIDSVSKLPFVLILYSIIMIGISALFVIRYNRIFDIVIYATLLFTSCVFISFDTPYISSVFFTLLASCLVFYLLSSSHELAFIDSLTKIANRQAFNSDAARIGKRYAVAMIDVDHFKQFNDRYGHDVGDQVLQLVASRIEQTLDQGKAYRFGGEEFVVLYRYKEHNKMKENLEAIRQTIESYPLTLRDEHQRPSHSRVGSQQRGQSTKAKSTTQITVSIGAALSKKHRSLHDTLICADKALYQAKRRGRNQVIIDRD, encoded by the coding sequence ATGCCGATGCGTGACATGTGTTACAGTTATCGCGTCGTTTATTCATCGGAATTACACTTTCAATTCATGTTGTCTTTTTGCCTAACAGACTATCGTTTCAGAATAGTCGTTCCATTTATTCTCTTACTGGGTACCTTGTTCAGTATGGATCAGTGGATTGAGTTAGCACAAAACAACAAAAGCCTGGTTTTATCGATCCCTTATGCCATTTTATCGATTTGTTTGGTTTGCGGTTTTCTCTTCAAGCAGATGCGCTTCGCCTTAGTGAGCTTTGGTTTGCTGATCATCTACTACTTAATCCAAACCCGCTTACAAATTCCGTTAAACCGCGGCACCACCCTGTTAGAGCTTTCCATCCTTAGTTTTTTGCTTCCTGTCGGTTGCTTTTTGGCTTATGTCGTCGATGAAATGCATTTTACCTTTAAACAATGCCTGCTGTATTTGTCGACCCTCGCGGTCATGGCATTATGGGGCAATATCACATTGGCCTATTTTACAGAGGCGCATTTAGAGCACTGGACACAAGGGGTACTGTTTAGCATTGATAGCGTGTCAAAACTGCCCTTTGTGTTAATCTTGTACTCCATCATTATGATTGGCATCAGTGCTTTGTTTGTGATCCGCTATAATCGCATTTTTGATATTGTGATTTATGCCACGTTACTGTTTACCTCCTGTGTTTTTATCAGTTTTGATACGCCCTATATCTCGAGTGTATTTTTTACGTTACTGGCCAGTTGCTTGGTTTTTTACTTGCTCTCTTCGAGTCACGAGCTCGCCTTTATTGATTCCTTGACCAAAATAGCCAATCGGCAAGCCTTTAACTCCGATGCCGCGAGAATCGGCAAACGCTACGCCGTCGCAATGATTGACGTTGATCACTTCAAACAATTTAACGATAGATATGGCCACGATGTCGGTGACCAAGTGCTGCAACTGGTCGCCTCTCGGATTGAACAAACCCTAGATCAAGGCAAGGCCTACCGCTTTGGCGGTGAAGAATTTGTCGTTTTGTACCGCTATAAAGAGCACAACAAAATGAAGGAAAACCTTGAAGCCATTCGGCAAACCATTGAATCCTATCCCCTGACCCTACGCGACGAACACCAGCGCCCATCCCACTCGCGCGTCGGCAGTCAGCAGCGCGGACAATCGACCAAAGCCAAATCAACCACCCAAATTACCGTGAGTATTGGCGCGGCATTGTCGAAAAAACATCGTTCACTGCACGACACTCTCATTTGTGCCGATAAGGCCCTTTATCAAGCCAAACGCCGTGGTCGTAATCAGGTGATTATCGATCGCGATTGA
- a CDS encoding late competence development ComFB family protein, whose amino-acid sequence MQIHAEVHNYMETLVGQELAENQYSERYDQEKLADLACLTLAQLRPVYIRYDIDFLSSLPETKLVALKQDVVVALQNAETMLAEDRRREREEPVAIVYAQSRYQDEGELEWFEKPIVSKALK is encoded by the coding sequence ATGCAGATCCATGCAGAAGTACACAATTACATGGAAACGTTGGTTGGCCAAGAGTTGGCTGAAAATCAGTACTCTGAGCGTTATGATCAAGAAAAGCTGGCCGATTTAGCCTGTTTAACTCTCGCTCAGCTAAGACCGGTGTATATCCGTTATGACATTGACTTTTTGTCGTCCTTACCAGAAACCAAACTGGTCGCGCTAAAACAAGATGTTGTCGTTGCTTTGCAAAATGCCGAGACCATGCTGGCCGAAGACCGTCGTCGAGAGCGCGAAGAGCCGGTGGCCATTGTTTACGCGCAGTCTCGCTATCAAGATGAAGGCGAGTTAGAATGGTTTGAGAAACCCATTGTGAGTAAAGCATTAAAATAA
- a CDS encoding HlyU family transcriptional regulator: MGFLSRLFGRQDSAPQETAKEIEAIEYKGFSIFPDGIAENGQYRVAGEIKKVIDGEEKTHRFIRSDVLPSESDANDMMVKKSQMFIDQMGEKMFS; encoded by the coding sequence GTGGGATTTTTATCGCGTTTGTTTGGTCGTCAGGACAGTGCACCTCAAGAAACAGCAAAAGAGATTGAAGCCATCGAGTATAAAGGGTTTTCCATTTTTCCTGATGGGATAGCAGAGAACGGTCAATATCGCGTTGCCGGTGAGATTAAAAAAGTCATCGATGGTGAAGAAAAGACGCATCGCTTTATTCGCTCAGACGTGTTGCCCAGTGAAAGTGATGCCAATGATATGATGGTCAAAAAATCTCAGATGTTTATTGATCAGATGGGAGAAAAAATGTTCTCTTGA